A stretch of the Vitis vinifera cultivar Pinot Noir 40024 chromosome 16, ASM3070453v1 genome encodes the following:
- the LOC100258376 gene encoding uncharacterized protein LOC100258376, whose protein sequence is MGGVDHGHGEDFRTKVWSMTGGPNCRPKHWKRNTAIAMFGVFLICIPIAMKSAELEQRPHHPVRPIPSQLWCKNFGNKEY, encoded by the exons ATGGGAGGAGTGGATCACGGCCATGGCGAAGATTTCAGGACGAAGGTGTGGAGCATGACTGGAGGCCCAAATTGCAGGCCCAAACACTGGAAGCGCAACACTGCCATTGCCATGTTCGGCGTCTTTCTCATTTGCATCCCAATCGCTATGAAATCTGCCGAGCTCGAG CAACGGCCTCATCATCCGGTTCGGCCAATTCCTTCACAGCTCTGGTGcaagaattttggaaataaggAATACTGA
- the LOC100256642 gene encoding single-strand DNA endonuclease 1 produces MGVKNLWDILESCKKTLPLYHLQNKRVCIDLSCWMVQLQNVNKSHASIKDKLYLKGLFHRLRALIALNCSLLFVTDGSIPAIKLATYRRRLNSGTEVTRDETNSHNVPSLRRNMGSEFSCMIKEAKVLGLALGIPCLDGIEEAEAQCALLNSESLCDGCFTSDSDVFLFGARTVYRDICLGEGGYVVCYEMADIESTLGFGRNSLITLALLLGSDYSQGVHGFGPESACQIVKSVGEEVVLKKIALEGISFAKKSKGSRKQGQVLKCNDKENCSDHEMNINGSEHSSQREFLRVIDAYLKPKCHSADSDAVHRALALLPFQRTEAQKICAQLFEWPPEKTDEYILPKIAERDLRRFANLRSTSSNLGIHFPLHEIPVKCPISGIIKHRKVQGRECFEVSWEEFDGLKSSIIPAELVKSACPEKIVEFEGRKPQEKKQNHRKPRPKKSNNRTPLAEIDKQLQNLLLDIESGGNSFQNVSFSSSMTPSKTQIDATKAAKTQYMLLDTESESDNDNHNEAIICHQNGRCGAEIVIDLLSPSPAIRARKVSKCQQGNNGQQIDVIDLSD; encoded by the exons ATGGGTGTGAAAAACCTCTGGGACATCTTGGAATCTTGCAAGAAAACTCTCCCACTTTACCACCTCCA GAACAAGAGGGTGTGCATCGATCTTTCATGTTGGATGGTTCAACTTCAAAATGTAAACAAATCTCATGCTTCAATCAAGGACAAGCTTTATCTCAAAGGCCTCTTTCACCGTCTTAGAGCTCTCATTGCTTTGAATTGTAGCCTTCTTTTTGTCACAG ATGGATCAATCCCTGCAATCAAACTAGCCACTTACAGACGGCGCTTAAATTCAGGAACTGAG GTCACTCGAGATGAAACAAACTCCCATAATGTGCCTTCGCTCCGGAGAAATATGGGATCTGAATTCTCATGTATGATAAAGGAGGCAAAAGTCCTTGGCTTGGCACTTGGTATCCCTTGCTTAGATGG GATTGAAGAAGCTGAAGCACAGTGTGCATTGTTAAACTCAGAATCATTATGT gATGGATGTTTCACTTCAGATTCAgatgttttcctttttggtgCAAGGACAGTTTACAGAGACATTTGCCTTG GGGAAGGCGGTTATGTTGTTTGTTATGAAATGGCAGACATAGAGAGCACACTTGGGTTTGGAAGGAACTCCTTG ATTACTCTGGCACTTCTTCTTGGTAGTGATTACTCTCAGGGAGTTCATGGGTTTGGGCCA GAGTCAGCATGCCAGATTGTTAAATCAGTTGGTGAAGAAgttgttctcaaaaaaattgCATTAGAAGGGATATCCTTTGCAAAGAAATCAAAGGGTTCAAGGAAACAGGGGCAAGTTCTTAAGTGCAATGACAAAGAGAATTGTTCAGACCATGAAATGAACATTAATG GATCTGAGCATAGTTCACAAAGGGAGTTCTTGCGAGTAATTGATGCTTATTTGAAACCAAAATGTCACTCTGCAGACTCTGATGCAGTGCATAG GGCTCTTgctcttcttccatttcaacGCACTGAAGCTCAGAAGATATGTGCTCAGTTGTTTGAGTGGCCTCCTGAGAAAACAG ATGAGTATATCCTTCCTAAGATCGCTGAAAGAGACTTGCGGCGATTTGCCAATTTGCGTTCAACTTCTTCAAACTTGGGAATTCATTTTCCGTTGCACGAG ATACCAGTAAAATGCCCTATTTCTGGAATTATAAAGCACAGAAAAGTCCAAGGAAGAGAATGCTTTGAGGTTTCCTGGGAAGAGTTTGATGGCCTTAAATCCTCCATAATACCAGCAGAGCTTGTGAAGAG TGCTTGTCCTGAAAAGATTGTGGAGTTTGAAGGGAGAAAACCCCAAGAGAAGAAACAAAATCATCGTAAACCAAGGCCAAAGAAATCCAATAACAGAACTCCCTTGGCTGAGATTGATAAACAACTCCAAAATCTATTGCTTGATATAGAATCAGGAGGCAATTCTTTTCaaaatgtttcattttcttcaagCATGACACCATCCAAAACCCAAATTGATGCAACCAAAGCAGCAAAAACACAATATATGTTGCTTGATACAGAGTCAGAGAGCGACAATGACAATCACAATGAAGCCATAATTTGCCATCAGAATGGTCGATGCGGTGCTGAAATAGTCATTGATCTGCTAAGCCCTTCCCCAGCAATACGTGCCCGAAAGGTTTCGAAGTGCCAACAAGGCAATAATGGCCAACAAATTGATGTAATTGATTTGAGTGATTGA
- the LOC100261746 gene encoding splicing factor-like protein 1 has translation MEKHEASYLSRIRKKYSIEVDKPTKVTTVELRAQCVLQSFLDRDNDESEEWELDEFVSLSHYNDEKEQPIEDPDMDSLGKSVSKSSSDSDPDEAEARLEAISRSLIENKGSLDVIANEPAPLQDFQTLKKCKQDESSNLEADVGSVVADLHDKSGVPMAPVTDESTSEKQEHAGSSGKRRLSRRDQKPEVDGETDEGNRTRKRRKTRWTGDDSQLKILGPIQLPSFVKDFVTSDLDPEIQELKVELFEINSKLQRPELHDDRPKEDRSPSPEPVYDYLGNRKNTREVRLREKLIKKRQCIISRLIEKNSTFKPAADYKPPKLIKKLYIPEKEYPDYNFVGLIIGPRGNTQKRMEKETGAKILLRGKGYSLKTPRRTKASDNEDLHVRIEADNQNSFDAAVRMVEKLLIPIDRGINAHQQAQLVELGKLNGERNKNMCRCCYDEGHPHYACPHLQSTFQSSLSCDICGSNNHATPSCPLIASSQGSNSLWGSSGLEIGSTPDTQSKPNKETSDADLYVGYLPQTMDENCLAELFAPFGKIAKTKVIKDRATGISKGYGFVKFENPAHAALALSHMHGYKIDGKTLAVREGTRQWVTGSSVLSPDPNHPGSIAASQDAVRQTGFPVPPGSLLPQHQTMFPETKRMALPPPATYHLGPFDFFPKSKGLGFPPVSSILNSQGRSGFEYGYIATQVPFSSPSSLLQFPGDPSYPGSQFKSYFATETSNPSSSFKISPTPGSNLKPIPWPITHLTQW, from the coding sequence ATGGAGAAACATGAAGCTTCATACCTTTCAAGGATTAGAAAGAAATATAGCATCGAAGTGGATAAACCAACCAAGGTAACTACTGTGGAGCTGCGAGCACAATGTGTTCTTCAGTCCTTTTTAGACAGGGATAATGATGAGAGTGAGGAATGGGAACTTGATGAATTTGTTTCTTTAAGCCATTACAATGATGAAAAAGAACAGCCAATTGAAGATCCAGATATGGATTCATTGGGGAAGTCTGTGTCAAAGTCATCTTCTGATAGTGACCCTGATGAAGCTGAGGCCAGGTTGGAAGCCATTTCTAGAAGTTTGATTGAAAATAAGGGGTCACTAGATGTAATAGCCAATGAGCCAGCTCCATTGCAAGACTTTCAGACACTAAAGAAGTGCAAGCAAGATGAATCATCAAACCTCGAAGCAGACGTTGGGTCTGTAGTTGCAGATCTCCATGATAAATCTGGGGTTCCTATGGCACCCGTTACTGATGAAAGTACCTCTGAAAAGCAGGAGCATGCAGGAAGTTCTGGGAAACGAAGGCTTAGTAGAAGGGACCAAAAACCTGAAGTAGATGGGGAAACTGATGAAGGCAATAGGACTCGCAAAAGAAGGAAAACCAGGTGGACTGGTGATGATTCTCAATTAAAAATACTTGGTCCTATTCAACTACCTAGCTTCGTGAAAGACTTTGTTACATCTGATCTGGATCCAGAAATTCAGGAGTTGAAAGTGGAACTGTTTGAGATAAATAGCAAGTTGCAAAGACCAGAGCTTCATGATGACCGCCCCAAGGAAGACAGGTCTCCTTCTCCAGAGCCAGTGTATGATTACCTTGGTAATAGAAAAAATACAAGGGAAGTAAGGCTCCGTGAAAAACTCATCAAGAAGCGTCAATGTATCATTTCCAGGTTGATTGAGAAGAACTCCACCTTTAAACCTGCTGCTGACTACAAGCCACCAAAGCTCATTAAGAAACTCTACATTCCGGAGAAAGAATACCCTGATTATAATTTTGTTGGTCTTATAATTGGTCCACGGGGAAATACTCAAAAGAGGATGGAGAAGGAAACTGGGGCTAAGATTCTTTTAAGGGGTAAAGGTTACTCCTTGAAAACGCCACGCAGAACTAAAGCTTCTGATAATGAAGATTTACATGTCCGTATAGAGGCTGATAACCAAAATTCCTTTGATGCAGCTGTAAGAATGGTTGAGAAACTACTAATTCCAATTGACCGTGGGATAAATGCTCACCAACAAGCCCAATTAGTGGAGCTTGGCAAACTGAATGGAGAACGAAACAAAAATATGTGCCGATGCTGCTATGACGAAGGGCATCCACATTATGCCTGCCCTCACCTACAATCTACTTTTCAAAGCTCGCTCTCTTGTGACATTTGTGGCAGCAACAACCATGCCACACCCTCTTGCCCTTTGATAGCATCATCTCAAGGTAGCAACTCTCTGTGGGGTTCATCTGGGCTTGAAATTGGTTCAACTCCAGACACACAAAGCAAACCCAATAAAGAAACCAGTGATGCAGATCTCTATGTTGGTTATCTTCCTCAAACTATGGACGAGAATTGTTTAGCAGAGTTGTTTGCTCCATTCGGTAAGATTGCTAAAACAAAAGTGATTAAGGACCGAGCCACAGGTATTAGTAAAGGCTATGGCTttgttaaatttgaaaatcctgCTCATGCTGCTTTGGCTTTATCCCACATGCATGGGTACAAAATTGATGGGAAGACATTGGCAGTAAGGGAGGGTACACGCCAATGGGTCACAGGATCCTCAGTTTTGAGCCCTGATCCAAATCACCCTGGGTCAATAGCAGCTTCTCAAGATGCCGTGCGTCAGACCGGTTTCCCTGTTCCACCGGGGTCATTGCTACCTCAACATCAAACCATGTTTCCTGAAACTAAGAGAATGGCTTTGCCTCCTCCCGCCACCTACCACTTGGGGCCGTTTGATTTTTTCCCTAAAAGCAAGGGATTGGGTTTTCCTCCTGTGTCCAGCATCTTGAACTCGCAGGGTAGAAGTGGCTTCGAATATGGTTACATTGCTACCCAAGTTCCATTCTCGTCACCTAGTTCACTTTTACAGTTTCCTGGGGATCCTAGCTACCCTGGTTCCCAATTTAAGTCATATTTTGCCACAGAGACATCCAACCCATCCTCATCATTCAAAATCAGCCCAACCCCAGGAAGTAATCTGAAACCTATTCCTTGGCCAATCACCCATCTTACACAGTGGTGA
- the LOC100266933 gene encoding DNA mismatch repair protein MSH3 isoform X1 produces the protein MGKQKQQVISRFFAPKPKAPSSSSSSIPSSPSPSPSPSSLPNPPTPPPKISTTVTFSPSKRLPSSHVSPSTKPPKAPKISHPIDPSLHQKFVQKLLQPSSSTPTKLPLPTTKYTPLEQQVVDLKQKYPDVLLMVEVGYRYRFFGEDAEIAARVLGIYAHVDHNFLTASIPTFRLNVHVRRLVSAGFKVGVVKQTETAAIKAHGSNKLGPFCRGLSALYTKATLEAAEDVGGGEEECGSYNNYLVCVVEKGISVENSKDCGVGGGFDVRIGIVAVEVSTGDVVHGKFNDNFMRAGLEAVILSMSPAELLLGYPLSKQTEKLLLAYAGPASNVRVERTSRDCFSDGGALAEVMSLYENLSENSRADHQVDNTEVMEQENHCLAIEGIMSMPDLAVQALALTIRHLKQFGLERILCMGASFRPFSSNMEMTLSANALQQLEVLNNHSDGSESGSLLHTMNHTLTIFGSRLLRHWVSHPLCDSNMISARLDAVSEIVMSMGSCKASQNFGGIDEGDSDVTYVQPEVNYLLSSVLTTLGRSPDIQRGLTRIFHRTATASEFISVTQAILFAGKQLQRLHIEEKDVDEKGQSRSVRSVLLRKLILTASSSGIIGNAAKLLSTLNKEAADKGDLPNLFIISSGQFPEVAKARSLVQSAKEKLDLLIGLYRKQLRMNNLEFMSVSGTTHLIELPVDVKVPSNWVKVNSTKKTVRYHPPEVLSALDQLSLANEELMIACRGAWDSFLRAFDKYFSEFQAAVQALATLDCLHSLAILSRNKNYVRPVFVGDSEPVQMHICSGRHPVLETVLQDNFVPNDTNLHADGEYCEIVTGPNMGGKSCYIRQVALIAIMAQVGSFVPASSAKLCVLDGIHTRMGSSDSIQQGRSTFLEELSEASHIIHNCTSRSLVIIDELGRGTSTHDGVAIAYATLHYLLEHKRCMVLFVTHYPKIVDVKNEFPGSVGAYHVSYMMSQRAMDMDTDTDKTDSKSDKNAQTMDHEDVTYLYKLVPGVSERSFGFKVAQLAQLPSSCIRRANVMAAELEAMIVSRVKNSSAQKTLQGSQQSISIQSGCSRAEQIGLEEDACREFFLDLKSALGNADPERSLQFLKHARSIAKELIGR, from the exons ATGGGAAAGCAGAAACAGCAGGTGATCTCCCGTTTCTTCGCTCCCAAACCTAAAGCCccttcatcatcttcatcttcaataccatcatcaccatcaccatctccatctccatctTCGCTCCCAAACCCACCAACCCCTCCACCGAAAATCTCCACCACTGTCactttctctccttccaaacgcCTTCCTTCCTCCCACGTGTCCCCCTCCACCAAACCCCCCAAAGCCCCCAAAATCTCTCACCCCATTGACCCCTCTCTCCACCAAAAGTTCGTACAGAAGCTTCTTCAGCCTTCTTCCTCAACACCCACAAAGCTCCCACTTCCAACCACCAAGTACACTCCACTGGAGCAACAAGTCGTGGACCTAAAGCAAAAATACCCAGATGTTCTATTGATGGTAGAAGTTGGGTATAGGTATAGATTCTTTGGTGAGGATGCTGAGATTGCAGCTAGGGTGTTGGGCATTTATGCTCATGTTGATCACAATTTCTTGACTGCTAGCATACCAACTTTTCGATTAAATGTCCATGTGAGGAGGCTTGTCAGTGCAGGGTTTAAGGTAGGTGTTGTTAAGCAGACCGAAACTGCAGCCATTAAGGCGCATGGTTCGAATAAACTGGGACCCTTTTGCCGGGGTTTATCGGCATTGTACACGAAGGCGACGTTGGAGGCAGCAGAGGACGTGGGAGGTGGGGAAGAGGAATGTGGGTCTTATAATAATTACTTGGTTTGTGTAGTTGAGAAAGGGATTAGTgtagaaaatagtaaagattGTGGTGTTGGGGGTGGGTTTGATGTGAGAATTGGGATTGTTGCAGTTGAAGTATCAACGGGGGATGTTGTTCATGGGAAGTTCAATGATAATTTTATGAGGGCTGGGCTTGAGGCTGTGATTTTGAGCATGTCTCCTGCTGAATTGCTTCTTGGATACCCGCTCTCTAAACAAACAGAGAAG TTGCTATTAGCCTATGCTGGACCTGCATCAAATGTTCGTGTGGAGCGTACCTCAAGAGATTGCTTCAGTGATGGTGGAGCACTTGCTGAAGTTATGTCTTTATATGAGAACTTAAGTGAAAATAGTAGAGCTGATCATCAAGTGGACAACACAGAAGTGATGGAACAGGAAAATCATTGCCTGGCAATTGAG ggAATTATGAGCATGCCAGATTTGGCTGTTCAAGCACTGGCCTTAACCATTCGCCATTTGAAACAATTTGGTTTGGAAAGAATTCTGTGTATGGGAGCTTCGTTTCGGCCCTTTTCAAGCAACATGGAGATGACCCTTTCGGCGAATGCACTTCAACAATTAGAG GTTCTAAATAATCACTCTGATGGATCTGAGTCTGGCTCCTTGTTGCATACCATGAACCACACTCTTACCATATTTGGTTCGAGACTTCTTAGGCACTGG GTATCTCACCCTTTATGTGATAGCAACATGATATCTGCTCGTCTTGATGCTGTTTCTGAGATTGTGATGTCCATGGGTTCTTGCAAAGCATCGCAAAATTTTGGTGGGATTGATGAGGGAGACTCTGATGTCACATATGTACAACCTGAGGTTAATTATTTGCTTTCTTCAGTTTTAACAACTTTAGGAAGGTCACCAGATATTCAACGTGGACTAACAAGAATTTTCCACCGGACAGCCACTGCATCTGAG TTCATTTCAGTCACGCAAGCTATTTTATTTGCTGGGAAACAACTTCAGCGACTTCACATTGAAGAGAAAGATGTTGATGAGAAGGGACAATCAAGGAGTGTGCGCTCTGTTTTGTTAAGAAAGTTGATTTTGACAGCTTCATCATCTGGTATAATTGGGAATGCTGCAAAACTATTGTCCACCCTAAACAAAGAAGCAGCTGATAAAGGGGATTTACCTAACTTATTCATTATTTCAAGTGGCCAATTCCCAGAG GTTGCTAAAGCAAGGTCACTGGTTCAATCAGCAAAGGAGAAATTGGATTTATTAATTGGATTGTATCGGAAGCAGCTTCGAATGAACAATTTGGAATTCATGAGTGTTTCTGGGACCACACATTTGATAGAG TTACCTGTAGATGTAAAGGTACCTTCAAATTGGGTGAAGGTAAATAGTACAAAAAAGACTGTTCGGTATCACCCCCCTGAGGTATTGAGTGCCCTAGATCAACTATCTCTGGCAAATGAGGAGCTCATGATTGCATGTAGAGGTGCTTGGGACAGTTTTCTAAGGGcatttgataaatatttctCTGAGTTCCAAGCTGCTGTCCAAGCTCTGGCTACTTTGGATTGTCTGCATTCACTTGCCATTCTGTCAAGAAATAAG AATTATGTACGTCCAGTTTTTGTTGGTGATAGTGAACCTGTTCAGATGCATATTTGTTCTGGTCGTCATCCG GTTTTGGAGACAGTATTACAAGACAATTTTGTCCCAAATGACACAAATTTGCATGCAGACGGAGAGTACTGTGAGATTGTTACTGGACCAAACATGGGTGGAAAGAGTTGCTATATTCGCCAAGTGGCTCTCATTGCTATCATGGCCCAG GTTGGTTCCTTTGTACCAGCATCATCAGCAAAACTGTGTGTGTTAGATGGCATCCACACCCGAATGGGCTCCTCTGACAGTATCCAGCAAGGAAGGAGCACCTTTCTAGAAGAACTGAGCGAGGCATCTCACATAATCCACAATTGCACATCACGCTCATTGGTTATCATCGATGAACTGGGGAGAGGCACAAGTACACATGATGGTGTAGCAATTGCCTACGCTACATTGCATTATCTTCTGGAGCATAAGAGATGCATGGTCCTCTTTGTCACCCACTACCCTAAAATTGTTGATGTCAAGAATGAATTCCCAGGCTCTGTGGGGGCATACCATGTTTCATATATGATGTCACAGAGAGCTATGGATATGGATACGGATACGGATAAAACAGACTCAAAATCTGATAAAAATGCTCAAACTATGGATCATGAGGATGTCACCTACCTTTATAAGCTTGTGCCTGGCGTTTCAGAGAGAAGTTTTGGGTTTAAGGTTGCACAGCTTGCACAG CTACCTTCTTCATGTATTCGCCGAGCCAACGTCATGGCTGCAGAATTGGAAGCAATGATTGTCAGCAGAGTGAAAAACAGTTCAGCACAAAAGACGTTACAAGGATCACAACAGAGCATCTCAATACAATCTGGTTGCTCCAGGGCAGAACAAATAGGCCTGGAAGAAGATGCTTGCAGGGAGTTCTTTTTGGACTTGAAATCAGCATTGGGCAATGCTGATCCCGAAAGAAGCCTCCAGTTTTTGAAGCATGCTAGAAGCATTGCAAAAGAGTTGATAGGCAG ATAA
- the LOC100266933 gene encoding DNA mismatch repair protein MSH3 isoform X2, whose translation MGKQKQQVISRFFAPKPKAPSSSSSSIPSSPSPSPSPSSLPNPPTPPPKISTTVTFSPSKRLPSSHVSPSTKPPKAPKISHPIDPSLHQKFVQKLLQPSSSTPTKLPLPTTKYTPLEQQVVDLKQKYPDVLLMVEVGYRYRFFGEDAEIAARVLGIYAHVDHNFLTASIPTFRLNVHVRRLVSAGFKVGVVKQTETAAIKAHGSNKLGPFCRGLSALYTKATLEAAEDVGGGEEECGSYNNYLVCVVEKGISVENSKDCGVGGGFDVRIGIVAVEVSTGDVVHGKFNDNFMRAGLEAVILSMSPAELLLGYPLSKQTEKLLLAYAGPASNVRVERTSRDCFSDGGALAEVMSLYENLSENSRADHQVDNTEVMEQENHCLAIEGIMSMPDLAVQALALTIRHLKQFGLERILCMGASFRPFSSNMEMTLSANALQQLEVLNNHSDGSESGSLLHTMNHTLTIFGSRLLRHWVSHPLCDSNMISARLDAVSEIVMSMGSCKASQNFGGIDEGDSDVTYVQPEVNYLLSSVLTTLGRSPDIQRGLTRIFHRTATASEFISVTQAILFAGKQLQRLHIEEKDVDEKGQSRSVRSVLLRKLILTASSSGIIGNAAKLLSTLNKEAADKGDLPNLFIISSGQFPELPVDVKVPSNWVKVNSTKKTVRYHPPEVLSALDQLSLANEELMIACRGAWDSFLRAFDKYFSEFQAAVQALATLDCLHSLAILSRNKNYVRPVFVGDSEPVQMHICSGRHPVLETVLQDNFVPNDTNLHADGEYCEIVTGPNMGGKSCYIRQVALIAIMAQVGSFVPASSAKLCVLDGIHTRMGSSDSIQQGRSTFLEELSEASHIIHNCTSRSLVIIDELGRGTSTHDGVAIAYATLHYLLEHKRCMVLFVTHYPKIVDVKNEFPGSVGAYHVSYMMSQRAMDMDTDTDKTDSKSDKNAQTMDHEDVTYLYKLVPGVSERSFGFKVAQLAQLPSSCIRRANVMAAELEAMIVSRVKNSSAQKTLQGSQQSISIQSGCSRAEQIGLEEDACREFFLDLKSALGNADPERSLQFLKHARSIAKELIGR comes from the exons ATGGGAAAGCAGAAACAGCAGGTGATCTCCCGTTTCTTCGCTCCCAAACCTAAAGCCccttcatcatcttcatcttcaataccatcatcaccatcaccatctccatctccatctTCGCTCCCAAACCCACCAACCCCTCCACCGAAAATCTCCACCACTGTCactttctctccttccaaacgcCTTCCTTCCTCCCACGTGTCCCCCTCCACCAAACCCCCCAAAGCCCCCAAAATCTCTCACCCCATTGACCCCTCTCTCCACCAAAAGTTCGTACAGAAGCTTCTTCAGCCTTCTTCCTCAACACCCACAAAGCTCCCACTTCCAACCACCAAGTACACTCCACTGGAGCAACAAGTCGTGGACCTAAAGCAAAAATACCCAGATGTTCTATTGATGGTAGAAGTTGGGTATAGGTATAGATTCTTTGGTGAGGATGCTGAGATTGCAGCTAGGGTGTTGGGCATTTATGCTCATGTTGATCACAATTTCTTGACTGCTAGCATACCAACTTTTCGATTAAATGTCCATGTGAGGAGGCTTGTCAGTGCAGGGTTTAAGGTAGGTGTTGTTAAGCAGACCGAAACTGCAGCCATTAAGGCGCATGGTTCGAATAAACTGGGACCCTTTTGCCGGGGTTTATCGGCATTGTACACGAAGGCGACGTTGGAGGCAGCAGAGGACGTGGGAGGTGGGGAAGAGGAATGTGGGTCTTATAATAATTACTTGGTTTGTGTAGTTGAGAAAGGGATTAGTgtagaaaatagtaaagattGTGGTGTTGGGGGTGGGTTTGATGTGAGAATTGGGATTGTTGCAGTTGAAGTATCAACGGGGGATGTTGTTCATGGGAAGTTCAATGATAATTTTATGAGGGCTGGGCTTGAGGCTGTGATTTTGAGCATGTCTCCTGCTGAATTGCTTCTTGGATACCCGCTCTCTAAACAAACAGAGAAG TTGCTATTAGCCTATGCTGGACCTGCATCAAATGTTCGTGTGGAGCGTACCTCAAGAGATTGCTTCAGTGATGGTGGAGCACTTGCTGAAGTTATGTCTTTATATGAGAACTTAAGTGAAAATAGTAGAGCTGATCATCAAGTGGACAACACAGAAGTGATGGAACAGGAAAATCATTGCCTGGCAATTGAG ggAATTATGAGCATGCCAGATTTGGCTGTTCAAGCACTGGCCTTAACCATTCGCCATTTGAAACAATTTGGTTTGGAAAGAATTCTGTGTATGGGAGCTTCGTTTCGGCCCTTTTCAAGCAACATGGAGATGACCCTTTCGGCGAATGCACTTCAACAATTAGAG GTTCTAAATAATCACTCTGATGGATCTGAGTCTGGCTCCTTGTTGCATACCATGAACCACACTCTTACCATATTTGGTTCGAGACTTCTTAGGCACTGG GTATCTCACCCTTTATGTGATAGCAACATGATATCTGCTCGTCTTGATGCTGTTTCTGAGATTGTGATGTCCATGGGTTCTTGCAAAGCATCGCAAAATTTTGGTGGGATTGATGAGGGAGACTCTGATGTCACATATGTACAACCTGAGGTTAATTATTTGCTTTCTTCAGTTTTAACAACTTTAGGAAGGTCACCAGATATTCAACGTGGACTAACAAGAATTTTCCACCGGACAGCCACTGCATCTGAG TTCATTTCAGTCACGCAAGCTATTTTATTTGCTGGGAAACAACTTCAGCGACTTCACATTGAAGAGAAAGATGTTGATGAGAAGGGACAATCAAGGAGTGTGCGCTCTGTTTTGTTAAGAAAGTTGATTTTGACAGCTTCATCATCTGGTATAATTGGGAATGCTGCAAAACTATTGTCCACCCTAAACAAAGAAGCAGCTGATAAAGGGGATTTACCTAACTTATTCATTATTTCAAGTGGCCAATTCCCAGAG TTACCTGTAGATGTAAAGGTACCTTCAAATTGGGTGAAGGTAAATAGTACAAAAAAGACTGTTCGGTATCACCCCCCTGAGGTATTGAGTGCCCTAGATCAACTATCTCTGGCAAATGAGGAGCTCATGATTGCATGTAGAGGTGCTTGGGACAGTTTTCTAAGGGcatttgataaatatttctCTGAGTTCCAAGCTGCTGTCCAAGCTCTGGCTACTTTGGATTGTCTGCATTCACTTGCCATTCTGTCAAGAAATAAG AATTATGTACGTCCAGTTTTTGTTGGTGATAGTGAACCTGTTCAGATGCATATTTGTTCTGGTCGTCATCCG GTTTTGGAGACAGTATTACAAGACAATTTTGTCCCAAATGACACAAATTTGCATGCAGACGGAGAGTACTGTGAGATTGTTACTGGACCAAACATGGGTGGAAAGAGTTGCTATATTCGCCAAGTGGCTCTCATTGCTATCATGGCCCAG GTTGGTTCCTTTGTACCAGCATCATCAGCAAAACTGTGTGTGTTAGATGGCATCCACACCCGAATGGGCTCCTCTGACAGTATCCAGCAAGGAAGGAGCACCTTTCTAGAAGAACTGAGCGAGGCATCTCACATAATCCACAATTGCACATCACGCTCATTGGTTATCATCGATGAACTGGGGAGAGGCACAAGTACACATGATGGTGTAGCAATTGCCTACGCTACATTGCATTATCTTCTGGAGCATAAGAGATGCATGGTCCTCTTTGTCACCCACTACCCTAAAATTGTTGATGTCAAGAATGAATTCCCAGGCTCTGTGGGGGCATACCATGTTTCATATATGATGTCACAGAGAGCTATGGATATGGATACGGATACGGATAAAACAGACTCAAAATCTGATAAAAATGCTCAAACTATGGATCATGAGGATGTCACCTACCTTTATAAGCTTGTGCCTGGCGTTTCAGAGAGAAGTTTTGGGTTTAAGGTTGCACAGCTTGCACAG CTACCTTCTTCATGTATTCGCCGAGCCAACGTCATGGCTGCAGAATTGGAAGCAATGATTGTCAGCAGAGTGAAAAACAGTTCAGCACAAAAGACGTTACAAGGATCACAACAGAGCATCTCAATACAATCTGGTTGCTCCAGGGCAGAACAAATAGGCCTGGAAGAAGATGCTTGCAGGGAGTTCTTTTTGGACTTGAAATCAGCATTGGGCAATGCTGATCCCGAAAGAAGCCTCCAGTTTTTGAAGCATGCTAGAAGCATTGCAAAAGAGTTGATAGGCAG ATAA